A stretch of the Rodentibacter haemolyticus genome encodes the following:
- the priB gene encoding primosomal replication protein N, with amino-acid sequence MLKSNSNIDNRLSLVGVVTQPPKRSKSPNGIEHCGFWLEHRSEKIETGLSRQAWLKMPIQVSGRQLVEKTQSITVGSQLLIVGFITSHKTSNGLNQLVLHAEQIEFID; translated from the coding sequence ATGCTGAAGAGTAATTCAAACATTGATAATCGCTTATCGTTAGTAGGAGTTGTGACCCAACCTCCTAAGCGTTCAAAAAGCCCGAACGGAATTGAGCATTGTGGTTTTTGGTTAGAACATCGTTCAGAGAAAATCGAAACAGGATTATCACGCCAAGCATGGTTAAAAATGCCAATTCAAGTAAGTGGTCGTCAATTAGTAGAAAAAACTCAAAGCATTACGGTCGGCAGTCAACTTTTGATTGTGGGTTTCATTACCTCACATAAAACCTCAAACGGTTTAAATCAATTAGTATTACATGCCGAGCAAATCGAATTTATAGATTAG